A section of the Homalodisca vitripennis isolate AUS2020 unplaced genomic scaffold, UT_GWSS_2.1 ScUCBcl_14161;HRSCAF=24771, whole genome shotgun sequence genome encodes:
- the LOC124375140 gene encoding proline-rich receptor-like protein kinase PERK2, whose protein sequence is CEVKLCFVLFSFLSVESNISLLVPFYSVRPSHQKTQTRQPARQTAKKPTAPTDPDPMQDSPEKIPDPDQTEPEPPDQHSSLPPSPPRTQTDRIPRTQRPQKPTPDTMTPRRHRKTLTPRQPPQSRQTDPPAQSHQTSPPPQNPRPARRSPESQTADPRIELRKV, encoded by the coding sequence CTGTGaggtgaagctctgttttgttcttttttctttcttatccgtTGAATCCAACATTTCACTTTTGGTGCCATTCTACTCGGTCCGACCCAGCCACCAGAAGACCCAGACCAGGCAGCCAGCCAGACAGACAGCCAAGAAGCCCACAGCCCCCACAGACCCAGACCCCATGCAGGACAGCCCAGAGAAAATCCCAGACCCAGACCAGACAGAACCAGAACCGCCAGACCAGCACAGCAGCCTCCCGCCTAGCCCACCCCGCACCCAGACAGACAGAATCCCCAGAACCCAGAGACCCCAGAAACCGACGCCAGACACCATGACCCCCAGACGCCACAGGAAGACCTTGACCCCCAGACAGCCCCCCCAGAGCAGACAGACAGACCCCCCAGCCCAGAGCCACCAGACCAGCCCCCCCCCCCAGAATCCCAGACCCGCCAGACGCAGCCCTGAATCCCAGACAGCAGAtcccagaatcgaacttcgtaaagtttag